The following coding sequences lie in one Arthrobacter sp. PGP41 genomic window:
- a CDS encoding carbohydrate ABC transporter permease — MFASITRRGILAIYAVIIIVPLTVVGFGSFKSTQELFAGPFSLPQSLSPANYAEVIGGQDLGSSFMNSVIVTAISVPLTLFLASLAGYAVSRLRGFMSWAIFGFLVLGMAIPAQANMVPLYVLFGRLGLLDNLTGLVVANLVSTLPIAVFILGGFMRTLPKELYEASSIDGTGPWRTYVSIALPLSAPSIAAAAIFLFVIHWNELLYPLLFIQSPGNRTLPLALLSFQGEFQTDYPLLFAGVIMASLPVVVAYVFLQRYFVAGITAGASKG, encoded by the coding sequence ATGTTCGCGTCAATAACCCGCCGCGGAATCCTCGCGATCTACGCGGTCATCATCATCGTTCCGCTGACCGTGGTGGGGTTCGGCAGCTTCAAGTCCACCCAGGAACTGTTTGCCGGGCCGTTCAGCCTGCCGCAGTCCCTCTCCCCCGCCAACTATGCGGAAGTGATCGGCGGCCAGGACCTGGGCTCGTCCTTCATGAACAGCGTGATTGTCACGGCCATTTCCGTGCCGCTCACCCTGTTCCTGGCCAGCCTGGCCGGCTACGCCGTCTCCCGGCTCCGCGGTTTCATGTCCTGGGCCATCTTCGGCTTCCTCGTCCTGGGCATGGCCATTCCCGCGCAGGCCAACATGGTGCCGCTCTACGTCCTCTTCGGGCGGCTGGGTCTGCTCGACAACCTTACGGGCCTGGTGGTGGCCAACCTGGTGTCCACCCTGCCCATCGCCGTCTTCATCCTGGGGGGCTTCATGCGGACCCTGCCCAAGGAACTGTACGAGGCTTCCTCGATTGACGGCACCGGCCCATGGCGGACGTACGTTTCCATCGCCCTGCCGCTGTCCGCCCCGTCCATCGCCGCGGCCGCCATCTTCCTGTTCGTGATCCACTGGAACGAACTGCTGTACCCGCTGCTCTTCATCCAGTCACCCGGCAACCGCACCCTGCCGCTGGCACTGCTCAGCTTCCAAGGCGAGTTCCAGACCGACTACCCCCTGCTCTTCGCCGGCGTCATCATGGCTTCCCTGCCCGTGGTGGTGGCCTACGTCTTCCTGCAGCGGTACTTCGTGGCCGGCATCACCGCAGGCGCCAGCAAGGGATGA
- a CDS encoding RNA polymerase sigma factor: MQEVSDEAAAHGQIDQGAFCAVYRELSPGVLSYLRARDVEDPEAMTQEVFLALYPQLDGLNGGAKGAKSLAFSIAHARYVDEHRRRVKAPFSTGYDPDADPRRTDSAEDQVLAGEGSENVNALLGTLQQDQQEVLALRIVADLSLETTAEIMGKTPGAIKQLQRRALSRLRKHCPSLGEGRHEQ; the protein is encoded by the coding sequence ATGCAAGAAGTCAGCGACGAAGCAGCGGCGCACGGTCAGATCGACCAAGGCGCCTTTTGTGCTGTGTACCGGGAATTGTCGCCCGGGGTCTTGAGCTATCTGCGGGCCCGGGACGTGGAAGATCCCGAGGCCATGACCCAGGAGGTTTTCCTTGCCCTGTACCCTCAGCTTGACGGGCTGAACGGCGGGGCCAAGGGTGCCAAGTCCCTGGCCTTTTCCATCGCCCATGCCCGATACGTGGACGAGCACCGCCGCCGGGTCAAGGCCCCGTTCAGCACCGGATACGACCCCGACGCCGACCCCCGCCGCACCGATTCCGCCGAGGACCAGGTGCTGGCTGGCGAGGGCTCCGAAAACGTCAATGCGCTGCTGGGGACGCTGCAGCAGGATCAGCAGGAGGTCCTTGCGCTAAGGATCGTCGCGGACTTGTCGCTTGAGACGACGGCGGAGATCATGGGCAAAACGCCGGGCGCCATCAAGCAATTGCAGCGGAGGGCCCTGTCCCGGCTCCGGAAGCACTGTCCCTCCCTGGGAGAAGGTCGCCATGAGCAGTGA
- a CDS encoding sulfite exporter TauE/SafE family protein gives MLTTGLVLGAVVMGAGMQRITGMGFALVAAPFLVLLLGPVEGVVLVNMCGAVTAGAIIFRVVRDIDWKRYVLLTASALLGIIPAAFLIHLVPTAVLEIGIGVILAAGLTVLLVLKSATLPARRRYLFTAGGLSGFMNTAAGVGGPAVSIYSIATRWPHTSFAATMQPYFFTIGAFSLISKSLTAPAAFPALPWGMWTAVGVACLAGLVLGDVAAKFVPARAAQILLIILAYLGAAATIIRGVFDAVG, from the coding sequence GTGCTGACCACCGGGCTGGTGCTGGGCGCCGTGGTGATGGGAGCCGGGATGCAGCGCATCACCGGGATGGGTTTCGCCCTGGTGGCTGCACCCTTCCTGGTCCTGCTCCTGGGCCCGGTGGAAGGTGTGGTGCTGGTGAACATGTGCGGTGCCGTGACCGCGGGGGCCATCATCTTCCGCGTGGTGCGGGACATTGACTGGAAACGGTACGTTCTGCTCACTGCCTCGGCCCTGCTCGGGATCATCCCCGCCGCCTTCCTGATCCACCTCGTTCCAACGGCGGTGCTGGAGATCGGCATCGGTGTGATCCTCGCCGCCGGGTTGACCGTTCTGCTGGTCCTCAAGTCGGCCACCCTGCCAGCGCGCCGCCGCTACCTGTTCACCGCCGGCGGCCTCAGCGGCTTCATGAACACAGCGGCCGGCGTGGGCGGCCCGGCGGTCAGCATTTACTCCATCGCCACCCGGTGGCCGCACACCTCCTTCGCTGCCACCATGCAGCCGTACTTCTTTACCATCGGGGCGTTCTCGCTCATCTCCAAGTCCCTGACCGCGCCGGCCGCGTTTCCCGCGCTTCCGTGGGGAATGTGGACGGCCGTGGGCGTGGCCTGCCTAGCCGGGCTGGTGCTCGGTGACGTCGCCGCAAAGTTCGTCCCTGCCCGCGCCGCGCAGATACTGCTGATTATCCTGGCCTACCTGGGCGCGGCCGCCACCATCATCCGCGGCGTGTTCGACGCCGTCGGATGA
- a CDS encoding NAD-dependent succinate-semialdehyde dehydrogenase, producing MNLKSAQHLVNGTWNTAGTAKDVTDPGNGSTVGEVAWGTGKDATKAADAAAEAFSSWSRTTVRNRADLLRNAADVLAERRDELAHTLALEAGKRLPEAQGEVDFSVEYFRWFAEEARRATGTVSPPELQGRRHLSLRKPIGVALSLTPWNFPVSIQARKLAAMLAAGCTVVGRVSEKAPLAATGLFEVLHDAGFPAGVVNLVHGPSREITAALMSHPAVRAVSFTGSTGVGRQIMASASERVVRPLLELGGNAPFIVFEDADLDAAVEGAVLGRLRNTGQSCVAANRFLVQDSIAEEFAARLAARFDAMSIGHGVPDGSQVPDLGPMIDADRVTAVQALIDDALERGARRVTQRTDVPGHGSFLAPTLLADVPDDAPLVTEEVFGPAAGVVTFSSEEEAIRKANATEMGLAAYVWSSSPRRGWDIPEQLEAGIVGVNDPLPSVAFAPMGGAKQSGLGREGSSLGLEEFEEVQYVAWRP from the coding sequence GTGAACCTCAAGTCAGCCCAACACCTCGTCAACGGCACCTGGAACACCGCCGGAACCGCCAAGGACGTGACTGACCCCGGCAACGGCAGCACCGTGGGCGAGGTGGCCTGGGGCACCGGCAAGGATGCCACCAAGGCCGCCGACGCCGCGGCGGAGGCCTTCAGTTCCTGGTCACGCACCACCGTCCGGAACCGGGCGGACCTGCTCCGCAACGCCGCCGACGTCCTGGCAGAGCGACGCGACGAACTTGCCCACACCCTGGCGCTTGAAGCGGGCAAACGGCTCCCTGAAGCGCAGGGCGAAGTGGACTTCTCCGTGGAATACTTCCGCTGGTTCGCCGAGGAAGCGCGCCGCGCCACCGGCACCGTCAGCCCGCCCGAGCTGCAGGGCCGCCGCCACCTGAGCCTTCGCAAACCCATCGGCGTGGCCCTCAGCCTCACCCCCTGGAATTTCCCGGTCTCCATCCAGGCCCGGAAGCTCGCGGCGATGCTGGCGGCCGGCTGCACCGTGGTGGGCCGGGTGTCCGAGAAGGCCCCGCTGGCTGCCACCGGGCTGTTCGAAGTCCTCCACGACGCCGGGTTCCCTGCAGGCGTCGTCAACCTGGTCCACGGCCCCTCCCGGGAAATCACCGCCGCGCTGATGTCCCACCCCGCTGTCAGGGCCGTCAGCTTCACCGGCTCCACGGGCGTGGGCCGGCAGATCATGGCCTCCGCCTCCGAACGGGTGGTCCGGCCGCTGCTGGAGCTGGGCGGCAACGCGCCCTTCATCGTGTTCGAGGACGCCGACCTGGATGCCGCCGTCGAGGGTGCCGTCCTGGGCCGGCTCCGCAACACCGGACAGTCCTGCGTGGCCGCCAATCGGTTCCTGGTCCAGGACAGCATCGCCGAGGAGTTCGCCGCCAGGCTGGCCGCGCGCTTTGACGCGATGAGCATCGGCCACGGCGTTCCCGACGGCAGCCAGGTTCCCGACCTCGGTCCCATGATCGACGCCGACCGGGTCACCGCGGTCCAGGCCTTGATCGACGATGCCCTGGAGCGCGGCGCCCGACGCGTCACCCAACGCACCGATGTTCCAGGCCACGGCTCCTTCCTGGCGCCCACCCTGCTGGCGGACGTCCCCGACGACGCACCCCTGGTGACGGAGGAAGTGTTCGGCCCGGCAGCCGGCGTCGTAACCTTCTCCTCGGAGGAGGAAGCCATCCGGAAAGCCAACGCCACGGAAATGGGCCTGGCCGCCTACGTCTGGAGCAGCAGCCCCAGGCGCGGCTGGGACATTCCGGAGCAGCTCGAAGCGGGCATCGTGGGCGTGAACGATCCACTCCCGTCCGTGGCCTTCGCGCCCATGGGCGGCGCCAAGCAGTCAGGGCTGGGCCGGGAAGGATCAAGCCTGGGCCTGGAGGAATTCGAGGAGGTCCAGTACGTGGCCTGGAGGCCCTAG
- a CDS encoding mechanosensitive ion channel family protein: MQDLLNPAMPFIAVTLAVAAGLVLSWLLRRLVLRLNRKRPELQATSRVARQPLRMALCLIGVRTALGLTAAGESWHGAVDHLLLISLIGSLAWLAVAVLLIVEAVVLGRYSVDVADNRRARRLRTQMILARRIGVALVVVLAAGSVMLTFPAIQALGAGLLASAGVISIVAGLAAQTSLVNVFAGMQLAFTDAIRVDDVVVVQKEWGRIEEITLTYVVVHIWDDRRLILPSTYFTTTPFENWTRRQSEVMGTVEFDLDWRAPVEDMRAELRSVLAGTDLWDERVGILQITDATGGFVRVRILVSAADSAALFDLRCLIREAMVSFLQQGHPEALPQQRWTEAASDGGTSAGRQQPLRGLGTSSRDGARPAADPHESQLFTGSIEAVQRSRAFTGPGEDVFQDRDQTLASRN, from the coding sequence ATGCAAGACCTACTTAATCCCGCCATGCCCTTCATTGCCGTCACCCTGGCGGTGGCCGCAGGCCTGGTCCTGTCCTGGCTGCTGCGCAGGCTCGTCCTGCGCCTCAACCGCAAGCGTCCGGAACTGCAGGCCACGTCCCGGGTTGCCCGCCAGCCGCTGCGCATGGCCCTGTGCCTGATCGGCGTCCGCACCGCGCTGGGACTCACGGCAGCCGGCGAAAGCTGGCACGGCGCCGTCGACCACCTGCTGCTCATATCCCTCATCGGCTCCCTCGCCTGGCTGGCCGTGGCCGTACTGCTGATCGTCGAGGCGGTGGTGCTGGGCCGGTACAGCGTGGACGTTGCGGACAACCGGCGCGCGCGGCGGCTCCGCACCCAGATGATCCTGGCCCGGCGGATCGGGGTGGCGCTGGTGGTGGTGCTCGCCGCCGGCTCGGTGATGCTGACCTTCCCGGCCATCCAGGCCCTCGGCGCCGGGCTGCTGGCCTCCGCCGGCGTGATCTCGATCGTGGCAGGCCTGGCCGCCCAGACCTCCCTGGTGAACGTCTTCGCCGGCATGCAGCTGGCCTTCACGGACGCCATCCGCGTGGACGACGTTGTAGTGGTGCAGAAGGAGTGGGGCCGGATCGAGGAAATCACCCTCACCTACGTGGTGGTCCACATCTGGGACGACCGCCGCCTGATCCTACCGTCCACCTACTTCACCACCACCCCGTTCGAGAACTGGACCCGGCGCCAGTCCGAGGTCATGGGCACCGTGGAGTTCGACCTCGACTGGCGCGCCCCCGTGGAGGACATGCGCGCCGAGCTGCGGTCCGTCCTCGCCGGCACTGACCTGTGGGACGAGCGTGTGGGCATCCTGCAGATCACCGACGCCACTGGCGGCTTCGTCCGGGTGCGCATCCTGGTCAGCGCCGCGGACAGCGCCGCGCTCTTCGACCTGCGCTGCCTCATCCGCGAGGCCATGGTGAGCTTCCTGCAGCAGGGCCATCCGGAAGCGCTCCCCCAGCAGCGCTGGACCGAGGCAGCGTCCGACGGCGGCACCTCCGCCGGCCGCCAGCAGCCATTGCGGGGGCTGGGTACGTCCAGCCGGGACGGCGCCCGACCGGCCGCGGATCCGCACGAGTCACAGCTGTTCACCGGCTCGATCGAGGCTGTGCAGCGCTCGCGTGCCTTCACCGGGCCCGGCGAGGATGTCTTCCAGGACCGAGACCAGACCCTGGCATCACGGAACTAG
- a CDS encoding MFS transporter, giving the protein MSSAIPAPEPARFPYAAMVVLATIAFTAITTELLPSGLLPQISAGLNVSEPVAGYLAAAYAAVIVVTVVPAARLLGKIPRHALLVGLVLTFAASNAMVGLAPDFTAAMVARLVGGLAHGLLWTTMAPFVARVVPADKVGKALAIVFSGNSLGLAIGAPVGTALGGFLGWRSAFLVLAGFGLVLTVLAFFLLPRVQRISDAVRPSLRKAIAQPGVKSVAIAWPLLVLAHFALFTYIAPFIREAGFPDYAISLSLTVLGGSGLLGIWIAGLTVDSRPRRSLLVTTAAIALSMFFLPLAVGNFAVALVLMTVWGAGLGAIGIYNQSAILRAGGEFQEAANGLTVLTIQLGITVGALYGSAALVVGGPLLVPVAAALPVVAAWIITLAGKKHAYPPGRRERVWLEPRPVRPEDVRVAEPSAPPSRPRP; this is encoded by the coding sequence ATGTCTTCCGCCATTCCCGCGCCGGAACCTGCCCGCTTCCCGTATGCCGCGATGGTGGTTCTGGCCACTATCGCCTTCACCGCCATCACCACCGAACTCCTGCCGTCCGGGCTGCTGCCGCAGATCAGCGCTGGCCTGAACGTGTCCGAGCCGGTGGCGGGCTACTTGGCCGCGGCCTATGCCGCCGTCATTGTGGTCACGGTGGTCCCGGCCGCCCGGCTGCTGGGAAAGATTCCCCGGCATGCGCTGCTGGTGGGGCTCGTCCTGACGTTCGCCGCCAGCAACGCCATGGTGGGACTCGCGCCGGACTTCACCGCTGCGATGGTCGCCCGGCTGGTGGGCGGCCTGGCGCACGGCCTGCTCTGGACCACCATGGCCCCGTTTGTCGCAAGGGTGGTCCCGGCGGACAAGGTGGGCAAGGCCCTGGCCATTGTCTTCAGCGGCAACAGCCTGGGCCTGGCCATCGGCGCGCCGGTGGGCACCGCGCTGGGCGGCTTCCTTGGTTGGCGCTCGGCGTTCCTGGTGCTGGCAGGGTTCGGACTGGTCCTGACAGTGCTGGCGTTTTTCCTGCTGCCGCGGGTCCAGCGCATTTCCGACGCCGTGCGTCCTTCACTGCGCAAGGCAATCGCCCAGCCCGGGGTAAAGTCGGTGGCCATCGCCTGGCCGCTGCTGGTCCTGGCCCACTTCGCGCTGTTCACCTACATCGCGCCGTTCATCCGCGAGGCGGGCTTCCCCGACTACGCCATCAGCCTCTCCCTCACCGTCCTGGGCGGTTCGGGGCTGCTGGGCATCTGGATCGCGGGCCTCACCGTGGACTCCCGGCCCCGGCGTTCCCTGCTGGTGACGACGGCGGCGATCGCCCTTTCCATGTTCTTCCTCCCCCTTGCGGTGGGCAACTTCGCCGTGGCCTTGGTCCTCATGACGGTCTGGGGTGCGGGACTCGGCGCGATAGGCATCTACAACCAGTCCGCCATCCTGCGTGCCGGAGGGGAGTTCCAGGAAGCCGCGAACGGCCTCACGGTGCTCACCATCCAGCTCGGCATCACGGTGGGCGCCCTGTACGGCTCCGCGGCACTTGTGGTGGGCGGACCGCTGTTGGTCCCCGTAGCCGCGGCGCTGCCGGTGGTGGCGGCCTGGATCATCACCCTTGCCGGAAAGAAGCACGCGTATCCGCCCGGACGGCGGGAGCGGGTGTGGCTCGAGCCGAGGCCCGTCCGTCCGGAGGACGTTCGTGTGGCGGAACCCAGTGCACCGCCGTCGCGCCCCCGTCCCTAA
- a CDS encoding MFS transporter, whose protein sequence is MSNKSRTALAVAGLSLGTALNPLNSSMIAVALVVLRADFGLDVAAVTWVVTSFYLASAAGQPVMGRLADRFGPRRMFMLGMALVAVTCALAPLAPNFALLCLARAVMALGTATAYPSAVVMVGAIAHRANMEPARPLGRLQMANTSAAAVGPVVGGLLVSLVGWEALFLVNVPLALAALLIVRQAAPKDEARERGSVAQLLRDSDIPGILGFVAALLLVMMAALNVFPAYRWWMLAAGTVIAALFAWRELRFNRPFLDLRLLGRNKSLMLIYLAFAVFSSVYYFVFFGLPQLLQEAGGYDPGVVGLLMLPLAGMSVLATPWAVRAMGRFGVRRVLIAGVVLLTVAAALMWLLTGTLVIPLVVVLTALMGVPYGTVGIATNQGMFVSIGPQERGVAAGIYQTCRYVGAITATVMIGVFAGGGVDQESWSRMVLAMLVLCAVTFAVSLLWRQRAHQ, encoded by the coding sequence GTGAGCAACAAATCCCGGACTGCCCTGGCCGTCGCCGGCCTCAGCCTGGGCACGGCGCTGAATCCCCTCAACTCCTCCATGATCGCCGTTGCCCTGGTGGTGCTCCGCGCGGACTTCGGGCTCGACGTCGCTGCCGTCACCTGGGTGGTCACGTCCTTCTACCTCGCGTCGGCAGCAGGCCAGCCCGTGATGGGCAGGCTGGCCGACAGGTTCGGCCCGCGGCGCATGTTCATGCTCGGCATGGCTTTGGTCGCGGTGACGTGTGCGCTGGCACCGTTGGCCCCGAACTTCGCCCTGCTCTGCCTGGCCCGTGCGGTGATGGCGCTCGGTACGGCCACCGCGTACCCCAGTGCTGTGGTGATGGTGGGGGCCATTGCACACCGTGCCAACATGGAGCCGGCGCGTCCTCTTGGCAGGCTTCAGATGGCGAACACCTCGGCCGCTGCGGTGGGCCCCGTTGTTGGTGGACTGCTGGTCAGCCTTGTGGGCTGGGAGGCTTTGTTCCTGGTCAACGTCCCGCTGGCGCTGGCCGCACTGTTGATCGTCCGGCAGGCAGCACCCAAGGACGAGGCCCGGGAGCGCGGCAGCGTCGCGCAGTTGCTGCGCGACTCGGACATCCCCGGGATCCTGGGATTCGTGGCCGCCCTGCTGCTGGTGATGATGGCCGCACTGAACGTCTTTCCCGCCTACCGCTGGTGGATGCTGGCCGCCGGAACGGTCATTGCAGCCCTGTTCGCCTGGCGCGAGCTGCGCTTCAACCGCCCGTTCCTTGACCTGCGGCTGCTGGGACGCAACAAATCCCTGATGCTGATCTACCTGGCCTTCGCGGTGTTCAGCAGCGTGTACTACTTTGTCTTTTTCGGCCTTCCCCAGCTCCTGCAGGAAGCCGGCGGCTACGATCCCGGCGTTGTTGGCCTCCTGATGCTGCCGCTGGCGGGCATGTCCGTCCTGGCTACGCCCTGGGCGGTCCGGGCGATGGGAAGGTTCGGCGTGCGGCGGGTGTTGATTGCCGGCGTCGTCCTCCTCACCGTGGCGGCCGCCCTGATGTGGCTGCTGACCGGCACCCTGGTGATCCCCCTGGTGGTGGTGCTGACTGCCCTGATGGGTGTCCCCTACGGAACGGTGGGCATCGCCACCAACCAGGGCATGTTCGTTTCGATCGGGCCGCAGGAGCGCGGCGTTGCGGCCGGCATCTACCAGACCTGCCGGTACGTGGGCGCCATCACCGCCACGGTGATGATCGGCGTCTTCGCGGGCGGTGGCGTGGACCAGGAAAGTTGGTCCCGGATGGTCCTCGCGATGCTGGTCCTGTGCGCGGTGACGTTCGCGGTGAGCCTGCTGTGGCGGCAGCGGGCGCACCAGTAG
- a CDS encoding AGE family epimerase/isomerase, with amino-acid sequence MTWLNSAAHARWLEAETDRLVNFASASKVPTGFGWLDNYGKVFADKPTHLWITARMTHSFAVAALMGRPGAATLVDHGIAALNGVLHDKEFGGWYAEVDESGPVNDTKSGYQHSFVLLAAASAVAAGRPGARELLDEALRIADTKFWDHQANMCFDSWNREFTETEAYRGGNASMHSVEAYLIVADVTGENRWLERALHIAEVLIHKFARNNNYRVFEHFDPEWKPMPEYNTDDRASQFRAYGGTPGHWVEWARLLLHLRAGLETRGLEVPAWLLEDARGLFDAAIRDAWEPDGHPGFVYTVDWEGKPVVTTRIRWVPAEAIGGAAALYIATGEKKYADWYERIWDHARDWFIDYEHGSWKQELDEDGNVTSTVWSGKADIYHLWHCLVVPRLPLAPGLAPAVAAGLLDARLNGTMQGASL; translated from the coding sequence ATGACGTGGCTGAACAGCGCCGCCCACGCACGATGGCTCGAGGCGGAAACCGACCGACTGGTCAATTTCGCCTCAGCTTCCAAGGTCCCCACGGGGTTCGGCTGGCTCGACAACTACGGCAAGGTGTTCGCCGATAAGCCGACCCATCTGTGGATCACCGCCCGGATGACGCACAGTTTCGCTGTCGCCGCGCTGATGGGACGCCCCGGTGCCGCAACACTCGTGGACCACGGGATCGCGGCGCTCAACGGAGTCCTCCACGATAAGGAGTTCGGCGGCTGGTACGCCGAGGTCGACGAAAGCGGCCCGGTGAACGACACGAAGTCCGGCTACCAGCACTCCTTTGTGCTCCTCGCTGCTGCCAGTGCCGTTGCGGCCGGGCGACCGGGGGCCCGAGAACTGCTCGACGAAGCGCTGCGGATAGCCGACACGAAGTTCTGGGACCACCAGGCCAACATGTGCTTCGACTCCTGGAACCGGGAATTTACGGAAACCGAGGCATACCGGGGCGGAAACGCCAGCATGCACTCCGTGGAGGCGTACCTCATCGTCGCCGACGTGACCGGGGAGAACCGCTGGCTCGAACGGGCCCTGCACATCGCCGAGGTGCTCATCCACAAATTTGCGCGCAACAACAACTACCGGGTGTTCGAGCACTTCGACCCGGAGTGGAAGCCCATGCCGGAGTACAACACCGATGACCGGGCCAGCCAGTTCCGTGCCTATGGCGGAACCCCCGGCCACTGGGTTGAGTGGGCGCGCCTGCTCCTCCACCTCCGCGCCGGACTCGAAACCCGCGGCCTGGAGGTCCCGGCCTGGCTGCTGGAAGACGCACGGGGCTTGTTCGATGCCGCCATCCGCGATGCCTGGGAGCCGGACGGCCATCCGGGATTTGTCTATACCGTGGACTGGGAAGGCAAGCCCGTTGTCACCACCCGCATCCGCTGGGTGCCCGCAGAGGCAATCGGCGGCGCGGCAGCCCTCTACATCGCCACCGGCGAGAAGAAGTATGCGGACTGGTACGAGCGGATCTGGGACCACGCCCGCGACTGGTTCATCGACTACGAGCACGGATCCTGGAAGCAGGAACTCGACGAGGACGGCAACGTCACCTCCACCGTGTGGTCCGGCAAGGCGGACATCTATCACCTGTGGCACTGCCTGGTGGTGCCCCGCCTTCCGCTGGCTCCCGGTCTGGCTCCGGCAGTTGCGGCAGGCCTGCTGGACGCACGGCTCAACGGCACCATGCAAGGCGCGAGCCTGTGA
- a CDS encoding carbohydrate ABC transporter permease: protein MSIHPGTAPTRKAPDNHTEPDDAKKRRRSPTRVNPALYLFPLPAVAVIAFFLVMPTLQAFQYAITDWNGFSAAFNYVGLDNFIRAFTKDSLFTNALTNNLKFVLLVVIAQTLFSLLLALLLTKNSRGSVLLRALFFFPTILSSVSVAFIWKFIYDPNFGLANSVLGGVGLESLQSSYLGNDAQALYWVAVTQVWFHAGQMMVVYIAGLQAIPRELYEAAEMDGANKWQQFKSITWPFVAPATSIVVAYTTVQSFKAFDLILGIAGNPPKQSLDILSTRIYSTFANSEFGYAAAQSIIFMAMIALVTWLQRRLLRLTPKGE from the coding sequence ATGAGCATCCATCCCGGGACGGCGCCCACGCGGAAGGCACCGGACAACCACACGGAACCTGACGACGCGAAGAAGCGCCGCCGCTCGCCCACGCGGGTGAATCCGGCACTATACCTGTTCCCGCTTCCCGCGGTGGCCGTCATTGCTTTCTTCCTGGTGATGCCCACGCTGCAGGCCTTCCAGTACGCCATCACGGACTGGAACGGCTTCTCGGCAGCGTTCAACTACGTGGGCCTGGACAACTTCATCCGGGCCTTCACCAAGGACTCGCTGTTCACCAACGCGCTGACCAACAACCTGAAGTTCGTGCTGCTGGTGGTGATCGCGCAGACGCTGTTCTCGCTGCTCCTGGCGCTGCTGCTGACGAAGAATTCGCGGGGAAGCGTCCTGCTCCGCGCCCTGTTCTTCTTCCCCACCATCCTGTCCTCGGTGTCGGTGGCCTTCATCTGGAAGTTCATCTACGACCCCAACTTCGGCCTGGCCAACTCGGTCCTGGGCGGCGTTGGCCTGGAGTCGCTCCAGAGCTCCTACCTCGGCAACGACGCCCAGGCCCTGTACTGGGTGGCCGTGACCCAGGTGTGGTTCCACGCCGGGCAGATGATGGTGGTCTACATTGCCGGCCTGCAGGCCATCCCGCGGGAGCTGTACGAGGCAGCGGAAATGGACGGCGCCAACAAGTGGCAGCAGTTCAAGTCCATCACCTGGCCGTTCGTGGCCCCGGCAACGTCCATTGTGGTGGCCTACACCACCGTGCAGTCGTTCAAGGCCTTCGACCTGATCCTGGGCATCGCGGGCAACCCGCCCAAGCAGTCCCTGGACATCCTCTCCACCCGGATCTACAGCACCTTTGCCAACTCGGAGTTCGGCTACGCAGCCGCCCAGTCAATCATCTTCATGGCGATGATCGCTCTGGTCACCTGGCTGCAGCGCCGCCTGCTCCGCCTCACCCCGAAGGGGGAATGA